A part of Streptomyces sp. NBC_00557 genomic DNA contains:
- a CDS encoding ABC transporter ATP-binding protein, with the protein MTTTTASTPTAEDDELPGPHRDGDGGGDVFDRDVLPAPPGATAALLRSLLAPLKARVAVTTLLLLLQQAAVQAGPLLVAYAIDNAVPAFRDRRHGPLFAVAAGYLLCALLSGTLQFAFIRASARVSQDVLLDLRDRIFRHAQALSIDFHERYTSGRLISRSTTDVESLRELLDDGLQELVTVVLSFVYISAMLLWLDLGLGAVAVASFVPLYLLVRLYQRRAARVYGARSTAIAKVIVKFVETMNGIRPVRAFRREAANDAEFAVLNRRHERTNGDALLEMARYVVGSRLVANTAVAGIVLWGAYRVASGSLELGVLAASVLYLRRLYDPIDRLGMFLNSYQSAAASLEKIAGLLAQTPSVPEPATPRELPPSKGDFPGREVVFEGVRFSYRTGGEVLPRFDLTLPAGQTVAVVGSTGAGKSTLAKLLARFYDPTEGRVLLDGVDLRELPVPELRRGVVMVTQEAFLFSGTVADNIAIGRPDASREEIERAAKAIGAHEFISALPDGYDTDVRKRGGRISAGQRQLVAFARALLADPAVLILDEATSSLDIPGERAVQRAMATVLRGRTAVVIAHRLSTVEIADRVLVMEHGRIVEDGRPEELIAGTGRFADLHRAWRDSLA; encoded by the coding sequence TTGACGACCACGACCGCCTCCACCCCCACCGCCGAGGACGACGAACTCCCCGGCCCGCACCGGGACGGCGACGGCGGCGGTGACGTCTTCGACCGGGACGTCCTGCCCGCCCCGCCCGGCGCCACCGCCGCCCTGCTGCGCTCCCTGCTCGCACCGCTGAAGGCGCGGGTGGCGGTGACCACGCTGCTGCTGCTGTTGCAGCAGGCGGCGGTGCAGGCCGGCCCGCTGCTGGTGGCGTACGCCATCGACAACGCCGTACCGGCGTTCCGGGACCGCCGGCACGGCCCGCTGTTCGCGGTGGCGGCCGGCTATCTGCTGTGCGCGCTGCTCTCCGGCACCCTGCAGTTCGCGTTCATCCGGGCGTCCGCGCGGGTCAGCCAGGACGTGCTGCTGGACCTGCGGGACCGGATCTTCCGGCACGCGCAGGCGCTGAGCATCGACTTCCACGAGCGGTACACGTCCGGACGGCTGATCTCCCGCTCCACCACGGACGTGGAGTCGCTGCGCGAACTGCTCGACGACGGCCTCCAGGAACTGGTGACCGTCGTGCTGTCCTTCGTCTACATCTCGGCGATGCTGCTCTGGCTGGACCTCGGCCTGGGCGCGGTGGCGGTGGCGTCCTTCGTGCCGCTGTACCTGCTGGTCAGGCTCTACCAGCGCCGGGCGGCCCGGGTGTACGGGGCGCGGTCCACGGCGATCGCCAAGGTGATCGTGAAGTTCGTGGAGACGATGAACGGCATCCGCCCGGTGCGCGCCTTCCGCCGGGAGGCCGCCAACGACGCCGAGTTCGCCGTGCTCAACCGGCGGCACGAACGCACGAACGGCGACGCCCTGCTGGAGATGGCCCGCTATGTGGTGGGTTCCCGGCTGGTGGCGAACACGGCGGTCGCGGGGATCGTGCTGTGGGGCGCCTACCGGGTGGCGTCCGGCTCGCTGGAGCTGGGCGTGCTGGCGGCGTCGGTGCTGTACCTGCGGCGGCTGTACGACCCGATCGACCGGCTGGGGATGTTCCTGAACTCCTACCAGTCGGCGGCCGCCTCCCTGGAGAAGATCGCCGGGCTGCTGGCGCAGACCCCGTCCGTGCCGGAGCCGGCCACGCCGCGTGAACTCCCTCCGTCGAAGGGAGACTTCCCGGGCCGCGAGGTCGTCTTCGAGGGCGTCCGGTTCTCCTACCGCACCGGCGGCGAGGTGCTGCCCCGCTTCGACCTGACCCTGCCCGCCGGGCAGACGGTCGCCGTGGTCGGCTCCACGGGCGCCGGCAAGTCCACGCTCGCCAAGCTGCTGGCCCGCTTCTACGACCCCACCGAGGGCCGGGTCCTGCTCGACGGGGTCGATCTGCGCGAGCTGCCCGTGCCGGAACTGCGGCGCGGGGTGGTCATGGTGACCCAGGAGGCGTTCCTGTTCTCCGGCACGGTCGCCGACAACATCGCGATCGGCCGGCCCGACGCGAGCCGGGAGGAGATCGAGCGGGCGGCGAAGGCGATCGGCGCGCACGAGTTCATCAGCGCGCTGCCCGACGGCTACGACACCGACGTGCGCAAGCGCGGCGGCCGCATCTCGGCCGGGCAGCGCCAGCTGGTCGCCTTCGCCCGGGCGTTGCTCGCCGATCCGGCGGTGCTGATCCTGGACGAGGCGACCAGCTCGCTGGACATCCCCGGCGAACGGGCCGTGCAGCGGGCGATGGCGACCGTGCTGCGGGGCCGTACGGCGGTGGTGATCGCCCACCGGCTGTCGACCGTGGAGATCGCCGACCGGGTGCTGGTGATGGAGCACGGCCGGATCGTGGAGGACGGCCGCCCCGAGGAACTGATCGCCGGCACGGGCCGGTTCGCGGACCTGCACCGGGCGTGGCGGGACAGCCTGGCCTGA
- a CDS encoding ABC transporter ATP-binding protein — protein sequence MPTTRATTEDRSAVRTLLRLWPYVRPVRVRLFTAAFVAIVASCTGLVIPLVLKWIVDGPVAGRDPAGVWLGALYLLLLGIAEAMLFGIRRWLVARPLSHVEAEMRAALYGRLQRLPVAFHDRWASGQLLSRGTTDLMLVRMFLAFPLTFLLVNGVTILVGVVIMLMQDWVLGLVILGPAVPVMWTCAIFERRYALVARRAQDQVGDLTTVVEESVLGIRIIKGFGRHRSQARAFRELAHTLRGTELHKARLLAVIWGVIVTLPELAIGAALVLGAVRVADGGLSAGTLVAFLSTALALRWPVDSIGFLLAMSQEAATATERYFEVMDEVPEDDAAPSGRRGPARPAGSGLRFENVSFRYPDAPPGSPPLLTGIDLHIRPGESMALVGATGSGKTTLTALVPRLHEVTSGRITLDGVDITAMPREELRAKVAVAFEEPTLFSTSVGENVLMGAPDGAGKPDLDRALAVAQAEFAHALPQGTDTRVGEQGLSLSGGQRQRLALARAVVGRPEFLVLDDPLSALDVHTEAAVEAALRQVLADTTALIVAHRPSTVLLADRVALLSGGRIAAVGTHQELLRTNAEYAHLMSGEPAYAGDTEDSR from the coding sequence ATGCCCACGACACGTGCAACCACCGAGGACCGCTCCGCCGTTCGCACCCTGCTGCGGCTGTGGCCGTACGTCCGCCCCGTGCGGGTACGGCTGTTCACGGCCGCGTTCGTCGCGATCGTCGCCTCCTGCACCGGGCTGGTGATCCCGCTCGTGCTGAAGTGGATCGTGGACGGGCCGGTCGCCGGCCGGGACCCGGCCGGAGTCTGGCTCGGCGCGCTGTATCTGCTCCTGCTCGGGATCGCCGAGGCGATGCTGTTCGGCATACGGCGCTGGCTGGTCGCCCGCCCGCTGTCGCACGTCGAGGCGGAGATGCGGGCGGCCCTGTACGGCCGGCTGCAGCGGCTGCCCGTCGCCTTCCACGACCGCTGGGCCTCCGGCCAGCTGCTGTCGCGCGGCACCACCGATCTGATGCTGGTGCGCATGTTCCTGGCCTTCCCGCTGACGTTCCTGCTGGTCAACGGGGTCACCATCCTCGTCGGCGTGGTGATCATGCTGATGCAGGACTGGGTGCTGGGCCTGGTCATCCTCGGTCCCGCGGTCCCCGTGATGTGGACCTGCGCGATCTTCGAGCGGCGGTACGCGCTGGTGGCGCGGCGCGCCCAGGACCAGGTGGGCGACCTGACGACGGTCGTCGAGGAGAGCGTGCTCGGCATCCGCATCATCAAGGGCTTCGGCCGGCACCGCAGCCAGGCCCGGGCGTTCCGCGAACTGGCCCACACCCTGCGCGGCACGGAGCTGCACAAGGCGCGGCTGCTGGCGGTGATCTGGGGCGTCATCGTGACCCTGCCGGAGCTGGCCATCGGGGCGGCGCTGGTGCTCGGCGCGGTCCGGGTGGCCGACGGCGGGCTGTCGGCGGGCACCCTGGTCGCCTTCCTGAGCACCGCCCTCGCGCTGCGCTGGCCGGTGGACTCCATCGGGTTCCTGCTGGCGATGAGCCAGGAGGCGGCGACGGCGACGGAGCGGTACTTCGAGGTGATGGACGAGGTGCCGGAGGACGACGCGGCGCCATCCGGCAGGCGCGGGCCCGCCCGACCCGCCGGCTCCGGACTCCGCTTCGAGAACGTCTCGTTCCGCTACCCCGACGCACCCCCCGGCTCCCCGCCCCTGCTCACCGGCATCGACCTGCACATCCGCCCCGGCGAGTCCATGGCCCTCGTCGGGGCCACCGGCAGCGGGAAGACGACGCTCACCGCCCTCGTCCCCCGTCTGCACGAGGTCACCTCCGGCCGGATCACCCTCGACGGCGTCGACATCACGGCGATGCCCCGTGAGGAACTGCGCGCCAAGGTCGCCGTCGCCTTCGAGGAACCCACCCTGTTCTCCACGAGCGTCGGCGAGAACGTCCTCATGGGCGCCCCGGACGGCGCCGGGAAGCCGGACCTGGACCGGGCGCTCGCCGTCGCGCAGGCCGAGTTCGCGCACGCCCTCCCGCAGGGCACCGACACCCGCGTCGGCGAACAGGGCCTGAGCCTCTCCGGCGGCCAGCGGCAGCGCCTCGCACTGGCCCGCGCGGTGGTCGGCAGACCGGAGTTCCTGGTGCTGGACGACCCGCTGTCCGCCCTGGACGTGCACACGGAGGCCGCCGTGGAGGCCGCGCTGCGCCAGGTCCTCGCCGACACCACCGCGCTGATCGTGGCCCACCGCCCGTCGACGGTGCTGCTCGCCGACCGGGTCGCCCTGCTCTCCGGCGGCCGGATCGCCGCCGTCGGCACCCACCAGGAACTGCTGCGCACCAACGCCGAGTACGCGCATCTGATGTCCGGCGAACCCGCGTACGCCGGGGACACGGAGGACTCCCGTTGA
- a CDS encoding ABC transporter ATP-binding protein, whose translation MIDAYEDPGTPDARGGWRYLWWLVLRQPGRSLAGALLGSGWMVLLAAQPYLMARAVDEGLVPGRPGVLAAWSAVMFAVGSVNAWLGTMRHRTMTRVRMDSYFRTVKVVMGQVVRLGAALPRRAGAGEVVTIGVGDVKTISQALTVIGPGVGSAVVYVVVAGLLLTVSAPLAAVVLLGLPVLALVTGPLTLRLQSEESVYRDRQGVLTARIGDLAGGLRVLNGLGGKRLFADAFRQDSQRLRAQGYRVGAVAGWVQALGVGLPTLFLAVVTWLAARLTAQGSLTVGELVSVYGYVAVLIGPVAFFVQMAYDLNRGVVAARRVVRLLALEPEPDEGTLPAPGGPAELHDPASGVRVAPGRLTALAAARPAEAAAVVDRLGRFGPTDATWGGVRLDAVPLADVRGRILVADNEADLFAGPLREVVATGRPVDEAALGRALYAAAAEDVVRGLPDGPDSPVSGQGRSLSGGQRQRVRLVRALLADPEVLLAVEPTSALDAHTEATVAHRLREAREGRTTLVTSTSPLVLDRADTVIFLVDGKAAASGPHRRLLATEPGYRALVARDTEEVADAEGNADAGEAVDTEGVAR comes from the coding sequence ATGATCGACGCGTACGAGGATCCGGGCACGCCCGACGCGCGCGGCGGCTGGCGCTATCTGTGGTGGCTGGTGCTGCGCCAGCCGGGCCGGTCGCTGGCCGGGGCGCTGCTGGGCAGCGGGTGGATGGTGCTGCTGGCCGCGCAGCCGTATCTGATGGCGCGGGCCGTGGACGAGGGGCTGGTACCGGGGCGGCCGGGGGTGCTGGCCGCCTGGTCCGCGGTGATGTTCGCGGTCGGGTCGGTGAACGCCTGGCTGGGCACCATGCGGCACCGCACGATGACCCGGGTGCGGATGGACTCCTACTTCCGCACGGTGAAGGTGGTCATGGGGCAGGTGGTGCGGCTCGGGGCCGCGCTGCCGCGCCGGGCCGGGGCCGGTGAGGTGGTGACCATCGGGGTCGGCGACGTGAAGACCATCTCCCAGGCGCTGACCGTGATCGGGCCGGGCGTCGGCTCCGCCGTGGTGTACGTGGTGGTGGCCGGGCTGCTGCTGACGGTCTCGGCGCCGCTCGCCGCCGTCGTCCTGCTCGGGCTGCCGGTGCTCGCGCTGGTCACCGGCCCGCTCACGTTACGGCTGCAGAGTGAGGAGAGCGTCTACCGGGACCGGCAGGGCGTGCTCACCGCGCGCATCGGCGACCTCGCGGGCGGGCTGCGCGTCCTCAACGGCCTCGGCGGCAAGCGGCTGTTCGCGGACGCCTTCCGGCAGGACTCGCAGCGGCTGCGCGCCCAGGGCTACCGGGTGGGCGCGGTGGCCGGCTGGGTGCAGGCGCTCGGCGTGGGCCTGCCCACCCTGTTCCTGGCCGTGGTGACCTGGCTCGCCGCCCGGCTCACGGCCCAGGGGTCCCTCACCGTGGGCGAGCTGGTCTCGGTGTACGGCTATGTCGCCGTGCTGATCGGGCCGGTGGCGTTCTTCGTGCAGATGGCCTACGACCTGAACCGGGGCGTGGTGGCCGCCCGCCGGGTGGTACGGCTGCTGGCGCTGGAGCCGGAACCCGACGAGGGCACCCTGCCGGCGCCCGGGGGACCGGCCGAACTGCACGACCCGGCGTCCGGGGTGCGGGTGGCGCCGGGCCGGCTGACCGCGCTGGCCGCCGCCCGGCCCGCCGAGGCCGCCGCCGTGGTCGACCGGCTGGGCCGCTTCGGGCCGACCGACGCCACCTGGGGCGGGGTACGGCTGGACGCGGTGCCGCTGGCGGACGTGCGCGGGCGGATCCTGGTCGCGGACAACGAGGCCGACCTGTTCGCGGGGCCGCTCCGGGAGGTCGTGGCGACCGGGCGCCCCGTCGACGAGGCGGCGCTCGGCCGGGCCCTGTACGCGGCCGCCGCCGAGGATGTCGTACGCGGGCTGCCGGACGGCCCCGACTCGCCGGTGTCCGGGCAGGGCCGCAGCCTCTCGGGCGGCCAGCGCCAACGGGTGCGGCTGGTCCGGGCGTTGCTCGCCGACCCGGAGGTGCTGCTGGCGGTGGAGCCGACCTCGGCGCTGGACGCGCACACCGAGGCGACGGTCGCGCACCGCCTGCGCGAGGCACGGGAGGGCCGTACGACGCTGGTGACCTCCACGTCGCCGCTGGTGCTGGACCGCGCGGACACGGTGATCTTCCTGGTCGACGGCAAGGCCGCGGCGAGCGGCCCGCACCGCCGGCTGCTCGCGACGGAACCGGGTTACCGGGCACTGGTGGCACGGGACACGGAAGAAGTCGCGGACGCGGAAGGGAACGCGGACGCGGGGGAGGCCGTCGACACGGAGGGGGTCGCGCGGTGA
- a CDS encoding ABC transporter ATP-binding protein, giving the protein MTAGEGLLPVADRVGVRRAALRLVRADGRAFTAALLLNALAAGAGLVGPWLVGRIVDDVRAGQGVGAVDRLAPWILLCALAQLLLARWARYVGYRFGERTLARVREEYVERVLALPASVVERAGTGDLTARGTADVAIVGTTLRDVGPELLVNTVQALFVLVAVFALDPLLGAFGVLGLTPIWVALRWYLRRARDGYLAEGAATSQVAEVVAATAAGARTVEAFGLRQRRIAASRDVLEAARRTRFYTLFLRTVFFPAVDVTYTVPVAGVLLLGGWLHQRGAVGVGAVVAAALYLRQFTEPLDQILMRVEELQSSSASFARVEGLAQAPRDTAASRSPVPVDDRIDVCGVRYAYERGGEVLRGVDLTVRPGERLAVVGPSGAGKTTLSRLLAGVDRPGAGTVTVGGVPVADLEPEVLRRQVVLVTQEHHVFLGTVRDNLLIAEPEATDADLWAALSAVGADDWVRELPDGLDTRLGAGGRSTDGSQAQQLALARVVLADPHTLILDEATALLDPTTARHTERALAAVLEGRTVIAIAHRLHTAHDADRVAVMEDGRLTELGTHEDLVTAGGAYAALWRTWHGDTAEK; this is encoded by the coding sequence GTGACGGCGGGGGAAGGGCTGCTGCCGGTCGCGGACCGGGTGGGGGTGCGGCGGGCCGCGCTGCGGCTGGTGCGGGCCGACGGGCGGGCGTTCACCGCCGCGCTGCTGCTGAACGCGCTGGCGGCGGGCGCGGGACTGGTCGGGCCGTGGCTGGTCGGGCGGATCGTGGACGACGTGCGGGCCGGGCAGGGCGTCGGCGCGGTGGACCGGCTCGCGCCGTGGATCCTGCTGTGCGCGCTGGCGCAGCTGCTGCTGGCCCGCTGGGCGCGGTACGTGGGCTACCGGTTCGGGGAGCGGACGCTGGCCCGGGTGCGCGAGGAGTACGTCGAGCGGGTGCTGGCGCTGCCCGCGTCCGTGGTGGAGCGGGCCGGCACCGGTGACCTGACCGCGCGGGGCACGGCGGACGTGGCGATCGTCGGCACCACCCTGCGGGACGTCGGCCCGGAGCTGCTGGTCAACACCGTGCAGGCGCTGTTCGTGCTGGTGGCGGTGTTCGCGCTCGACCCGCTGCTCGGGGCGTTCGGGGTGCTCGGGCTGACCCCGATCTGGGTGGCGCTGCGCTGGTATCTGCGGCGGGCCCGGGACGGCTATCTCGCCGAGGGCGCGGCCACCTCCCAGGTCGCGGAGGTCGTCGCCGCCACGGCGGCCGGGGCCCGGACCGTCGAGGCGTTCGGGCTGCGGCAGCGGCGGATCGCGGCGAGCCGGGACGTGCTGGAGGCCGCCCGCCGTACCCGCTTCTACACGCTGTTCCTGCGGACGGTGTTCTTCCCGGCGGTCGACGTGACGTACACCGTGCCGGTGGCGGGCGTGCTGCTGCTCGGCGGCTGGCTGCACCAGCGGGGCGCGGTCGGGGTCGGGGCGGTGGTGGCCGCGGCGCTGTACCTGCGGCAGTTCACCGAGCCGCTGGACCAGATCCTGATGCGGGTCGAGGAACTGCAGAGCAGCAGCGCCTCGTTCGCCCGGGTGGAGGGGCTGGCGCAGGCGCCCCGCGACACCGCCGCGTCCCGCTCCCCCGTGCCGGTGGACGACCGCATCGACGTGTGCGGGGTCCGGTACGCCTACGAGCGCGGCGGTGAGGTGCTGCGCGGCGTGGACCTGACGGTGCGGCCCGGGGAACGGCTCGCGGTGGTGGGCCCGTCCGGGGCCGGCAAGACCACGCTGAGCAGGCTCCTCGCGGGCGTCGACCGCCCCGGGGCCGGTACGGTCACGGTGGGCGGGGTGCCGGTCGCCGATCTGGAGCCGGAGGTGCTGCGCCGCCAGGTGGTCCTGGTGACGCAGGAGCACCACGTGTTCCTCGGCACGGTCCGCGACAACCTGCTGATCGCCGAGCCGGAGGCCACGGACGCCGATCTGTGGGCGGCGCTGTCGGCGGTCGGCGCCGACGACTGGGTACGCGAGCTGCCGGACGGCCTCGACACCCGGCTGGGCGCGGGCGGCCGGTCCACCGACGGCTCCCAGGCCCAGCAACTCGCCTTGGCCCGCGTGGTGCTCGCCGACCCGCACACCCTGATCCTGGACGAGGCGACCGCGCTGCTGGATCCCACCACGGCCCGGCACACCGAACGCGCCCTCGCCGCCGTCCTGGAGGGTCGTACGGTGATCGCCATCGCGCACCGCCTGCACACGGCCCACGACGCCGACCGGGTGGCGGTCATGGAGGACGGCCGCCTGACGGAACTGGGCACGCACGAGGACCTGGTGACGGCCGGCGGCGCGTACGCGGCACTGTGGCGGACCTGGCACGGGGACACGGCGGAGAAGTAG
- a CDS encoding M4 family metallopeptidase, which yields MRSRSSRRRTPHTPRRTAAVALAGVAALVAAAVQSGAAQAAPAKPRPGGIDRAHTAAVLTPSQRVALIRRADAAKAATARSLGLGAKEKLVVKDVVKDNDGTLHTRYERTYAGLPVLGGDLIVDSDKAGKTMEAVKATHAALKVGRLTPAVPRAAAEKQAVRRAKALGGARSAADSVRTVIWAASGRPVLAWETVIGGLQDDGTPNRLHVITDATTGKKLYEYQGIETGVGNTRYSGQVSLTTTQSGSAYTLTDGTRGGHKTYNLSHRTSGTGTLFSQSSDTWGDGTNSNAATAGADAHYGAQETWDLYKNAFGRSGIRNDGVGAYSRVHYGSSYVNAFWDDSCFCMTYGDGSGNNDPLTSLDVAGHEMSHGVTSNTAGLEYSGESGGLNEATSDIMGTGVEFYANNAKDPGDYLIGEKIDINGDGTPLRYMDKPSKDGSSADSWYDGVGDLDVHYSSGVANHFFYLLSEGSGAKVINGVGYDSPTADGLPVTGIGRDKALQIWYRALTTEFTSTTDYAGARTGTLAAAGELYGASSAEYKAVQDAWAAVAVGSRSDGGGGGGGTTYESSTPVAIPDNGPAVTSTITVSGRSGNAPANLRVGVDISHTWRGDLVIDLVGPSGTAHRLKSFSSSDSADDVKQTYTVDASAEPADGTWTLRVQDQATYDTGTINGWKLTFP from the coding sequence TTGAGAAGCAGATCCTCTCGCAGACGCACCCCCCACACCCCGCGTCGCACCGCCGCCGTCGCCCTCGCCGGCGTCGCTGCCCTGGTCGCCGCCGCCGTCCAGTCGGGCGCGGCGCAGGCCGCACCGGCGAAGCCCCGGCCCGGCGGGATCGACAGGGCCCACACGGCGGCCGTGCTCACGCCCTCGCAGCGCGTCGCGCTGATCCGCCGCGCCGACGCAGCCAAGGCCGCCACCGCCCGCTCCCTCGGCCTCGGCGCCAAGGAGAAGCTGGTCGTCAAGGACGTGGTCAAGGACAATGACGGCACCCTGCACACCCGTTACGAGCGCACCTACGCCGGTCTTCCGGTGCTCGGCGGCGACCTGATCGTCGACAGCGACAAGGCCGGCAAGACCATGGAGGCCGTCAAGGCCACGCACGCCGCCCTGAAGGTGGGACGCCTCACCCCGGCCGTGCCGAGGGCCGCCGCAGAGAAGCAGGCCGTGCGGCGGGCGAAGGCCCTGGGCGGCGCCCGGTCCGCGGCGGACAGCGTGCGCACGGTGATCTGGGCGGCGAGCGGCAGGCCCGTGCTCGCCTGGGAGACCGTGATCGGCGGGCTCCAGGACGACGGCACCCCGAACCGGCTGCACGTCATCACCGACGCCACCACCGGCAAGAAGCTGTACGAGTACCAGGGCATCGAGACCGGCGTGGGCAACACCCGCTACAGCGGCCAGGTCTCGCTGACGACGACGCAGTCGGGCTCGGCGTACACGCTGACCGACGGCACCCGCGGCGGGCACAAGACGTACAACCTCAGCCACCGCACCAGCGGCACCGGCACGCTGTTCTCGCAGAGCAGCGACACCTGGGGCGACGGCACCAACTCCAACGCCGCCACCGCGGGCGCGGACGCGCACTACGGCGCACAGGAGACCTGGGACTTGTACAAGAACGCCTTCGGCCGCTCGGGCATCCGCAACGACGGCGTCGGTGCCTACTCCCGCGTCCACTACGGCAGTTCGTACGTGAACGCGTTCTGGGACGACAGCTGCTTCTGCATGACCTACGGCGACGGCTCCGGCAACAACGACCCGCTGACCTCCCTGGACGTCGCGGGACACGAGATGAGCCACGGCGTCACCTCCAACACCGCGGGCCTGGAGTACAGCGGCGAGTCCGGCGGCCTGAACGAGGCCACCAGCGATATCATGGGCACCGGCGTGGAGTTCTACGCCAACAACGCCAAGGACCCCGGCGACTACCTCATCGGCGAGAAGATCGACATCAACGGCGACGGCACCCCGCTGCGCTACATGGACAAGCCCAGCAAGGACGGCTCGTCGGCGGACAGCTGGTACGACGGCGTAGGCGACCTCGACGTGCACTACTCCTCCGGCGTCGCCAACCACTTCTTCTATCTGCTGAGCGAGGGCAGCGGCGCCAAGGTGATCAACGGCGTCGGCTACGACTCGCCCACGGCGGACGGCCTTCCGGTCACCGGCATCGGCCGGGACAAGGCGCTGCAGATCTGGTACCGGGCGCTGACCACCGAGTTCACCTCCACCACCGACTACGCCGGCGCCCGCACCGGCACCCTCGCGGCGGCCGGCGAGCTGTACGGCGCCTCCAGCGCCGAGTACAAGGCGGTGCAGGACGCCTGGGCGGCCGTGGCGGTGGGGTCGCGCTCCGACGGCGGAGGGGGCGGCGGCGGTACGACGTACGAGAGCAGCACCCCGGTCGCCATCCCGGACAACGGACCGGCCGTCACCTCCACCATCACGGTTTCCGGCAGGAGCGGGAACGCGCCGGCCAACCTCCGGGTCGGCGTCGACATCTCCCACACCTGGCGGGGTGACCTGGTGATCGACCTCGTCGGCCCGTCGGGCACCGCCCACCGTCTGAAGAGCTTCAGCTCCTCCGACTCGGCGGACGACGTCAAGCAGACCTACACGGTCGACGCCTCCGCCGAACCGGCCGACGGAACGTGGACGTTGAGGGTGCAGGATCAGGCCACCTACGACACCGGAACGATCAACGGCTGGAAGCTGACGTTCCCGTAA
- a CDS encoding M4 family metallopeptidase, producing the protein MTPRYARHKRTTLAIATAVAAGALLATGLTTTATAAGSTHALAAAPTALSAAARTSLIQQAQAGAADTARQLGLGAKEQLIVKDVVRDNDGTVHTRYERTYAGLPVLGGDLIVHTAKSGKTEGVTKAAKAAIKVASLKPQISAAKAEKQAVSAAKTLGSAKSAADGARKVIWAGSGKPVLAYETVVGGLQDDGTPNQLHVITDAATGKKLFEYQGVENATGTGKTLYSGTVSLTTTQSGSSYNLTDATRGGHKTYNLARKTSGKGTLVSNSTNTFGTGTASTSSSDQTAAADAAYGAQETWDFYKSTFGRSGIKNDGVGAYSRVHYGSSYVNAFWDDSCFCMTYGDGEGNADPLTSLDVAGHEMSHGVTANTAGLDYSGESGGLNEATSDIMGTGVEFYANNAKDPGDYLIGEKININGDGTPLRYMDKPSKDGGSADYWSSSVGNLDVHYSSGVANHFFYLLSEGSGSKTINGVTYNSPTSNGSTVTGIGRDKALQIWYKALTTYFTSTTNYKAARTGTLSAAAALYGSTSTEYKAVAAAWTAVNVN; encoded by the coding sequence GTGACTCCCCGCTACGCGCGCCACAAGCGCACCACTCTGGCCATCGCCACCGCCGTCGCCGCCGGAGCCCTGCTCGCCACCGGTCTGACCACGACGGCGACCGCCGCCGGCAGCACCCACGCCCTCGCCGCCGCGCCCACCGCGCTGTCCGCGGCCGCCCGCACCTCCCTGATACAGCAGGCGCAGGCCGGCGCCGCCGACACCGCGCGGCAGCTGGGCCTCGGCGCCAAGGAGCAGCTGATCGTCAAGGACGTCGTGAGAGACAACGACGGCACCGTGCACACCCGCTACGAGCGCACCTACGCGGGCCTGCCGGTGCTCGGCGGCGACCTGATCGTCCACACCGCCAAGTCGGGCAAGACGGAGGGTGTCACCAAGGCGGCCAAGGCGGCCATCAAGGTGGCCTCGCTCAAGCCGCAGATCTCCGCCGCCAAGGCCGAGAAGCAGGCGGTGTCCGCCGCGAAGACCCTGGGCTCGGCCAAGTCCGCGGCCGACGGCGCCCGCAAGGTGATCTGGGCCGGCTCCGGCAAGCCCGTCCTCGCCTACGAGACCGTCGTGGGCGGCCTGCAGGACGACGGCACCCCGAACCAGCTGCACGTCATCACCGACGCCGCCACCGGCAAGAAGCTCTTCGAGTACCAGGGCGTCGAGAACGCGACCGGCACCGGCAAGACCCTGTACTCCGGCACCGTCAGCCTCACCACCACGCAGTCGGGCTCGTCGTACAACCTGACCGACGCCACGCGCGGCGGCCACAAGACCTACAACCTGGCCCGCAAGACGTCCGGCAAGGGCACGCTGGTCAGCAACTCGACCAACACCTTCGGCACCGGCACCGCCTCCACCTCCTCCTCCGACCAGACCGCGGCCGCCGACGCCGCCTACGGCGCGCAGGAGACCTGGGACTTCTACAAGTCCACGTTCGGCCGCAGCGGCATCAAGAACGACGGCGTCGGCGCCTACTCCCGCGTCCACTACGGCAGCAGCTACGTCAACGCCTTCTGGGACGACAGCTGCTTCTGCATGACGTACGGCGACGGCGAGGGCAACGCCGACCCGCTGACCTCGCTGGACGTGGCCGGTCACGAGATGAGCCACGGTGTCACCGCCAACACCGCGGGCCTGGACTACAGCGGCGAGTCCGGCGGCCTGAACGAGGCCACCAGCGACATCATGGGCACCGGCGTGGAGTTCTACGCCAACAACGCCAAGGACCCCGGTGACTACCTCATCGGCGAGAAGATCAACATCAACGGCGACGGCACCCCGCTGCGCTACATGGACAAGCCCAGCAAGGACGGCGGCAGCGCCGACTACTGGTCCTCGTCGGTCGGCAACCTGGACGTGCACTACTCGTCCGGCGTCGCGAACCACTTCTTCTACCTCCTCTCGGAGGGCAGCGGTTCGAAGACGATCAACGGAGTGACGTACAACTCGCCCACCTCCAACGGCTCCACGGTCACCGGCATCGGCCGGGACAAGGCGCTGCAGATCTGGTACAAGGCGCTGACCACGTACTTCACGTCGACGACGAACTACAAGGCGGCCCGCACGGGCACCCTGAGCGCGGCGGCGGCGCTGTACGGCTCCACCAGCACCGAGTACAAGGCGGTGGCGGCGGCCTGGACGGCGGTCAACGTCAACTAG